The Vitis vinifera cultivar Pinot Noir 40024 chromosome 1, ASM3070453v1 DNA segment AAGCAGCTGAGCATTGGTTGAGGAGAATGAGAAGAATTCTGGTGGGACTGGACATACCTGAGGAAAGAAGGGTAGGTCTGGCAACATATATGCTTGTTGATAAAGCTGATTTCTGGTGGGAATCAATGAAAAGGGTGTATGACACTGAGGTTATGACCTGGGAGGAATTTGAGAGAATCTTCCTAGGCAAGTATTTTGGGGATGTGGCTAAGCATGCCAAGAGGATGGAGTTTGAGCACCTCATCCAAGGAACCATGTCGATGCTAGAGTATGAGTCACGTTTCTCAAAGTTGTCTCATTTTGCTTTGGGGTTGATcagtgaggaaggagaaaaggcTAGGAGGTTCTAGCAGGGGTTGAGGCCTGCTATTAGGAACAGATTAGTCCCAATGGCAATAAGGGATCATTCTGAGTTGGTTAAAAGGGTTTTGTTGGTGGAGCAGGATATTGAGGAGACCAACCAAATTCGGGAGCAAAGGGGGGGAcagaaaagggaaacaaagaatGGGGGAAAGTTCCCAGGGGAGATCTCAGGGCCTGTAGCAGAGACAGAGGACTCAGTAGTCTGAGAGGCATTCCTCATTCTATGCAGGAGGTGAGCAGAGTGCTCAGAGGGTGGCTGCTAATAGATTATGTTATGGTTGTGGAGTGGGAAACCACTTATGGAGGGCTTACCCATTGCGGGGTGTACAGCAGGCTCGACCTCAGTCTCAGGGAAGTTCTCAGCAATAGCCAGTAGTGTCTTTCCAGCCCCCTCAGTTTCAATTGCCTTACTACTAGATGCCACAATTACCCCTAGCAGCGCAAGGAACCATGACAACTACTATGAGTAGTCAGACTCGTTCTTCTCAAGGGTCGAATGCTAAAAGTAGTGGAAGGCAGGCAGCAGGAAGAGTTTTTACCTTGACCCCAACAAAGCCAGAGGAGGACGCCCTTTTGGTGGAAGGTATGATTTTGGTATATAGTACTTGGGTGCGTGTTTTGTTTGATACTGGTGCAACTCATTCTTTCATTTCTGCATCTTGTGCTAATGCATTGGGGTTGAAAACAGAAAGAGTAGAAAATTTGTTTCTTATTGAGTCCCCTATGAGTACGAATTCTAGAGTTGATAGAATATGCAAGGGGTGTGTTATTACCTTGGCAGATAGAGCACTTAATGTGGATTTGAGGATTTTGGATATGACTGGGTATGATGTTATCTTGGGAATGGATTGGTTGACAATGTATAGAGCGGTTATTGATTGTCATCGCCGCaggataatattttgtttgccAAAGGGATTTGAAGTTTGCTTTGTTGGAGGGACGTGTGTTAGTTTGCCTTTTTCGTAGTCCGGTCTGTGTTATCAGTATGTGTTGAGGAAGGGATCAATAAATTTTCTAGCTTGCCTTCGTGGTAAGGAGAAAGCCCAGAAGGACATTACAGAAATTCCAGTAGTAAGGAAGTTTCAGGATGTATTCCCAGATGAGTTACCAGGTTTACCACCGCAtagagagtttgatttctctattgaAGTATACCCAGAAACTGATCCTATTTCAGTATGCCCTTATAGGATGGCCCCTCTTGAGTTGAAGGAATTAAAAACTCAGTTAGATGAATTGTTGGGTAAGGGTTTTATTCGTCCAAGTACGTCGCCATGGGGAGCCCCAGTGTTGTTTGTGAAGAAGAAGGATGGCACACTAAGGTTATGTATTGACTATAGAAAGTTGAATAGAGTTACTGTGAAGAACAAGTATCCTCTTCCAAGGATAGATGACTAGTTTGATCAGTTGAAGGGTGTAAAGTATTTTAGTAAGATTAACTTAAGAACTGGGAATCATCAATTGAGGGTTAGGGAAGAAGATGTTCCTAAAACTGCTTTTAGAACgagatatgggcattatgagttcttagtcatgccttttgggttaACTAATGCCCTCGCTGCTTTCATGGATTTAATGAACAGAGTATTTCGTGCTTACTTGGATCAGTTTGTGATTGTgtttgtggatgacatcttgATCTATTCCAGGAGTTTGAAGGAGCATAAGCAGCATTTGGTGACCACCCTTAAAACTTTGAGAAGGCATCAGTTGTATGGGAAGTTGGACGAAAGTGAGTTTTAGCTTACTGAAGTGAATTTCTTAGGCCATGTGGTTTCTGAGGCAGGAATAGCAGTAGACCATTCCAAGGTGGAAGCTGTACAAGAGTGGCAAAGGCCTACTAATGTATTTGAGGTTAGAAGTTTCTTGGGGTTGGCTGGATATTATAGGAGGTTCGTAGAAGACTTCTCTAGAATTGCAGCACCAATGACTCGGTTGACTAGAAAAGGGgtgaagtttgattggaatgaGGAGTGTGAGAATACTTTCCAGGAGTTGAAGCAAAAATTGACCACTGCTCCAGTGTTAACTGCTCCTATTAGTGGAGAGTTGTTTACAATTTATTGTGATGCTTCCACAGTGGGGCTAGGGTGTGTGCTAATGCAGCAAGGTAAGGTGGTAGCTTATGCCTCAAGATAGTTAAAGCAGCATGAGCGGAATTATCCAACACATGATTTGGAGCTTGCAACAGTGGTGTTTGCCCTTAAGACTTGGAGACACTATTTGTATGGAGAGAAGTTTGAGGTGTACTCTGATCACAAGAGTTTGAAATacattttcactcaaaaggatctGAACTCTAGGCAAAGGAGATGGATGGAGACATTGGAAGATTACGATTTTGCTCTTCATTATCATCCAGGAAAGGCGAATGTTGTAGcagatgccttgagtaggaagaGTTTTGGCCAATTGTCTAGCTTGGAGTTGAGAGAGTTTGAGATGCATGCAGTTATTGAGGATTTTGAATTATGTCTTGGTTTGGAAGGGCATGATCCATGCTTGTACAGTATATCAGCTAGACCAATGGTTATCCAGAGAATAGTGGAGGCCCAAGTTCATGATGAGTTTTTAGAAAAGGTTAAAGCCCAGTTGGTAGCAGgtgaaatagatgaaaattggtCTATGTATGAAGATGGGAGTGTGAGGTTCAAAGGGAGATTGTGTGTGCCAAAAGATGTGAAGTTGAGAAATGAACTTCTAGCAGATGCTCATAGGGCAAAGTATACCATCCACCCTGGGAATACCAAGATGTATCAAGACTTAAAGAGACAGTTTTGGTGGAGTGGGATGAAGAGAGATATTGCTCAATTTGTAGCCAACTGTCAGATTTGTCAGCAAGTGAAGGCTTAACACCAGAGGCCTGCAGGGTTGTTGCAACCTTTACCTAtacctgagtggaagtgggataATGTCACTATGGACTTTGTGATAGGGTTGCCAAGAactagaagcaagaaaaatggagtttgggtGATTGTGGATTGTCTTACTAAGTCAGctcattttctagccatgaaAACTACTGATTCCATGTACTCTTTGGCTAAGTTGTATATACAGGAGATTGTGAGATTGCATGGGATACCTGTATCTATAGTGTCTAATAGGGACCCTAAGtttacttctcagttttggcagagTTTGCAAAGGGCTTTGGGCACCCAACTGAATTTTAGCACCGTTTTTCACCCTCAGACAGATGGTCAATCAGAGAGAGTGATCCAGATCTTAGAAGACATGTTAAGGGCTtgtgttttggattttggaggaAATTGGGCAGATTACTTACCTTTGGCAGAGTTTGCTTATAACAACAGTTACCAATCTAGCATTGGCATGGCACCTTATGAAGCACTCTATGGGAGACCTTGTAGATCGCCCTTGTGTTGGATAGAGATGGGTGAGAGTCGTTTGTTGGGACCTGAGATTGTCCAAGAGACTATAGAGAAGATACAACTCATCAAGGAAAAACTTAAGACTGCCCAAGATAGACAGAAAAGTTATGCAGACAAAAGGAGAAGGCCCTTCGAGTTTGAGGAAGGGGATTGGGTGTTTGTAAAAGTGTCCCCTCGAAGAGGCATATTTTGATTTGGGAAGAAGGGGAAGTTAGCCCCTAGGTTTGTGGGCCCATTTCAAATTGATAATAGGGTTGGCCCAATGGCATACAAGTTAATTTTGCCTCAACAGCTATCCCTTGTGCATGATGTTTTCCATGTGCCGATGCTAAGGAAGTGTACTCCAGATCCAACTTGGGTAGTGGACTTGCAAGATGTTCAGATTAGTGAAGATACTTCTTATGTGAAGGAACCTTTACGAATTCTGGAAGTTGGAGAGCATAGGTTTAGGAACAAAGTGATTTCCGCAGTCAAAGTGTGGTGGCAACACCAtgggatagaagaagccacTTGGGAACCTGAGGAAGAAATGAGACGACACTATCCGCAACTCTTCTACGAATTTTAAGGTAAGCTAGTTTAAATTTCGAGACGAAATTTCTTTTAAGGGGGTAGGATGTAATGACTGGGTATTTTATGACACGTTagcatttttagtttgaaaagtcttattttgtgtgatggttgaaaagtcaaaaagaaaagtgtttggagaacacgtgtcaatttcAGATTGGtgaatttcattttattgtgtCGGTCAATTAgacgagttgaaattttatgccatgtcagccttagggtagaaaatttcttaagattttagaaattgaaaactttcggaaatgaaaaaagaaaacgaaaaaaaaaaagaattaattaagaaaaaatcaaattaaattgatgaataataaaattgagaaaattagttttggattggtgttaataaataaattcgcgtgtttaaaaaaatgaattggaaatcaaataaaacaaatagaataaacaaaagaaaagtaaaataaaagaaaagaaatgaaaatattcaatGGGCTATTAAACTTGGGCCATGTAAAGGTAGTATGGATtgttaaaatgaaatgaaatgaaattgggCCTTTAGTTTTGGGCTTAAGTGGCTggtgaaattttttaaagaaaaaaaaaagggaaaagagagagaattaGAAACTGGTAGCACgcaggaagagagagagaagggcaCTGTGCAGAAATTCGGTCACTCACCGGATCTTTGACCGGCCATTTGGACGGCCAAACGACCTCCGTTTCAGCCTAAATTCGAAGGAAGTGCTCTATTCGACTAGAGGAACAAGTCTACGATGGCTGATTTCATTTATAACGGTCAACTTCTCAGATTTGTGGTAGGggaaaactaaccctaaaactcaaatttaatgtatttttcataggaaaaatttataaatctgaTAATTATGAGTTAAGTAGATAATTTTGATGTTGTGTGAAATTTCTGGAATGATTTGGGatttttctggattttttttgtaattttcggaATTCTTTGCAATTGATAATTAATCGTTTtaggttgttaaaaattattagaaatatagGAAAATTCCAAAGTTAGGGCAAGAATTCAAATCTAgtgatttataaatttttgaaaattgattggaatatttgcgataattttattttggaaaattagttattttcaaatattaggaattattaaaattattgaaaaatataaattcaagtaTATTGATGTGTGAATTTCTGAAAATTTGTTGGTGTATTTTCAGGAATTTTaaggtgaaaattttattttattgtgttATTGAGAATGTTGAAATTATTGGAATTGTataaattattggaattgtAGAAATTATTGAGGAATTTTGGAGTTTGTGGCATTCACttgcatcatggttgtatgaaaaaaaataaaatagggatgaaaagtgaaagcccgtgtgaggcgaattaagaagggagagagatccctagggtgaaatgattcgttcccaattggtgtgccagctgattcatgtccagcttatgctctttgattgagagagtaatcaacaaaatttataacctatatcaccatgcattaagatagctttagctaatatagcatagtggctctaggatcgttcactgggaagggttttcaactcacaactgataccaattcaaagttaaattggtgctttttcatttcaaggttagcttaagaaataaaacacaaactttggttaaacgaggttttgtttcaaactaactaaaaagaaagtaatggaaattacttatgaagaaaaacattccttggaggtttgggttcacaggggaggttccttatgcaaaaacagagctccggtcatttggttcatttcctcgcattagagaattaacatatagtcaattctctaaccggtgttgtacaaatgtatcctttaaatggatttcagctctaattccctctcactgatgcaacttgcaatggctcgtgtctctcacctagcatttgccattcaaggtgatctttaactttggacttcccttctcaagctcgcaagagataactaatggatgtctccttggagtccaaaagcttaccaagtgttggcaattctagaaaatcctaccttcaagtcacttcctaaaagctcgcaagaggtaaactagtgcatctccatggacggagatcacttgccttgcCAAGTGTTcact contains these protein-coding regions:
- the LOC104880109 gene encoding uncharacterized protein LOC104880109 — translated: MRGQDSRRSGGTQGHEDSGHSHKRSRTERLVMSQMEAMKRFMVMQPPSFNGEPSTEAAEHWLRRMRRILVGLDIPEERRVGLATYMLVDKADFWWESMKRVYDTEVMTWEEFERIFLGKYFGDVAKHAKRMEFEHLIQGTMSMLEYESRFSKLSHFALGLISEEGEKARRF